TGCCCGGAGCGTTCGGCCAGGCGCGGAAACAGCGAGTAGACGTGTTCCAGCGTTTGAGCCTGCTTGGCACGGGCCTCGGGGCGCATGGCCGCGCCCAGTTCCAGATTCTCGCGCACAGTCATCAGGCCGAACAGTTCTCGGCCTTCGGGAACATGGCCCAGACCCAGGCCCACGATCTGCGTCGGCGTGGCGCGGGTGATGTCGTGCCCGCCCAGGCGAATACTGCCGCCGGTGGGCCGCACCACGCCGCTGACGGCCCGCAGGGTGGTGGTCTTGCCTGCACCGTTTGCTCCGATCATGGCGACGAACTCCCCTGGCCCGACGCGCACGCTGACGTCCCAGAGCACCTGAATCTTGCCGTAGCCAGCGGCGAGGTTTTCAATGATCAGTTCCTGGCCTTGCAGGGCGGTCATGGAGTGGCCTCTGCGATGCTCAAACTTTCCCACAGTGCCAGACCCTTGGACTCTCCAACACTTAGACCCAACATCTCACTCACGCTCCCAGCCCCTCTTCGGTGCCCAGGTACGCGGCCACCACCTGCGGGTGGGCCGTGACCTCCCGGTAGGTGCCGTGGGCGATGACCTGCCCCTGATCCATGACCACCACGCGGTCTGCCAGATCACGTACCACCGGCATGATGTGTTCAATAAACAGCACGCTGACACCGTCGGCCCGCACGCCCCGAATTAGTTCCACGGCCTCCGCCGCCTCGCCGGGGCGCAGACCGGCCATCACCTCATCTAGCAGCAGGACGCGGGGACCCGTTGCCAGGGCGCGGGCGATTTCCATACGCTTGTCTTGCAGGAGGGTCAGTTCGTGGGCGGCGCGGGCGGCTTGATCGGCCAGTCCGGTGCGCTCCAGCAGGTCATAGGCGCGTTCGCGGGCCTGCGGCAAGCTGGTGCCGGGTTGCCCGAACAGCGCCCCCACCGTCACATTCTCGTGGACGGTCATTTCGGGGAAGGGGCGCACCACCTGAAAGGCGCGGCCCAGTCCCGCGTGACAGCGGTGTTCCATCGGTGAGTGCGTCACGTCCTGGCCCAGCAGTTCCAGCCGCCCGGAACTGGGTCGGTAAACCCCCGACAGCAGGTTGAGGAGGGTGGTCTTGCCCGCCCCATTCGGCCCGATGACCGCCAGAATCTCGCCGTCGTAGTGGTCGAAGGTGACGTTCTGGACGGCTTGGAGGCCGCCGAAACTCTTGCTCAGGCCATCGGCCCGCAGCACAACCTGACCCGTCATACGTCGCCCCCGTGCCGTCCGCGCCGCAGCAGGCCCATCAGCCCACGCGGCAGCCACAAAATGCTCAGCATCAGCACCAAGCCGTAGACCACCAGATAGCCGTTCTTGACGACGTTGTGCAGCGCTTCCTCTGCAATACGCAGCACGGTTGCGCCCAGGATTGGCCCCAGCGTGGTGTACAGTCCACCAAAAATGCTGGTGGTTAGCGGCGCGATGGAATTGGCGAGGCTGAAAGTGTCCAGCGGGCTGATAAAGAAAGTCTTGCCCGCATACAGCACGCCCGCCAGCGCTGCCAGAAAGCTGGAGATGAAGAAGGCCGCCAGCTTGTAGCGCACAGTGGAGACGCCCAGCACCCGCGCCGTTTCCTCGCCCTGCCGGATGGCGGCGAAGGCGTGGTGCAGGCGGCCTGTGCGCACCGCCAGACTCACGCCGGCCGTCAGCGCCAGCAGCAGCAGGGCCAACAGGTACTGTCCGCGCGAATCGCCGCCCAGCAGCGCCGGAACCAGCAGGCCGTTCGCGCCGCCCGCTACATCTTCGGGCAGGTTCTGGATGATGGTTCGCACGACTTCGGTAAAGGCGAGGGTGGCGATGGCGAAGTACATGCCGCTCAGGCGCATGGTCACCAATCCTAAAATCAGGCTGATCATGCCCGTGCCCAGCGCCGCCAGAGGCATCGCCAGCGGCCAAGCCAGCCCGGTTTTGAGCAGCAGCGCGTAGCCGTAAGCGCCCATCCCGTAAAACGCCGCGTGTGCCAGACTGACCTGCCCACTGCGTGCCAG
The Deinococcus detaillensis DNA segment above includes these coding regions:
- a CDS encoding ABC transporter ATP-binding protein, coding for MTALQGQELIIENLAAGYGKIQVLWDVSVRVGPGEFVAMIGANGAGKTTTLRAVSGVVRPTGGSIRLGGHDITRATPTQIVGLGLGHVPEGRELFGLMTVRENLELGAAMRPEARAKQAQTLEHVYSLFPRLAERSGQLAGTLSGGEQQMVAVGRALMGRPSVLVVDEPSLGLSPLMTQTVFGALKAVHAEGVSVLLVEQNVGLSLKLAQRAYVLENGEVVKEGTGAALLADPSVREAYLAL
- a CDS encoding ABC transporter ATP-binding protein, with product MTGQVVLRADGLSKSFGGLQAVQNVTFDHYDGEILAVIGPNGAGKTTLLNLLSGVYRPSSGRLELLGQDVTHSPMEHRCHAGLGRAFQVVRPFPEMTVHENVTVGALFGQPGTSLPQARERAYDLLERTGLADQAARAAHELTLLQDKRMEIARALATGPRVLLLDEVMAGLRPGEAAEAVELIRGVRADGVSVLFIEHIMPVVRDLADRVVVMDQGQVIAHGTYREVTAHPQVVAAYLGTEEGLGA
- a CDS encoding branched-chain amino acid ABC transporter permease, producing the protein MTPASKRQAARKPDITGIALVPLAIFFVLALAFPFLPLGDRGAYLLQIGFFTLVAGIMALSWDILARSGQVSLAHAAFYGMGAYGYALLLKTGLAWPLAMPLAALGTGMISLILGLVTMRLSGMYFAIATLAFTEVVRTIIQNLPEDVAGGANGLLVPALLGGDSRGQYLLALLLLALTAGVSLAVRTGRLHHAFAAIRQGEETARVLGVSTVRYKLAAFFISSFLAALAGVLYAGKTFFISPLDTFSLANSIAPLTTSIFGGLYTTLGPILGATVLRIAEEALHNVVKNGYLVVYGLVLMLSILWLPRGLMGLLRRGRHGGDV